A stretch of Trichomycterus rosablanca isolate fTriRos1 chromosome 8, fTriRos1.hap1, whole genome shotgun sequence DNA encodes these proteins:
- the ccdc88b gene encoding coiled-coil domain containing 88A yields MDENFTEMLEEFMGSALVTWVYLFEDMVGDDGQDYMEVNSNSQNALRQYLRLTNGVYLNEVMRIIDSNPKVEQIYRNVGDDKILRVQNFSILNRHLRSYYQENLQQLVLMPLPNIAVLGRDPLTEGALEEVRRLLLLLLGCAVQCETKETFIQQIQSLDIETQAALALCIQEVTQDPNTVLPLQYGEMYGLNGLEFQALLSALARQIQSLLAQRDTHLERIAELSVQRESISSPTAPPAGLWDSAPEGLSVQLADSKARLRRLKQELEDKEDQLLDYKQEIQTMEEELKKLQCENRALQGEVRVSRNLRDELDCLRERASKAEQLQTELKSCTHRLRSMELYRTQLKEQQQYCASLQENKALLEEQLADARARCSALRELERDNLLLRQKLMDMEAERDVERQRVDELLEMNMNLQMDVKRHSFSEVIRRHQSHALQSELESDEELQELKSPEDPVELKPLSVEVDEASSMRLLGAENENAELRRRLEHLLAEQEAQQANSPDVKEALQRQTDRLAQLEEEHQNTLREFQNLKNENNSLKQNLEELEKTRMREQKRERSVGQVQRELPRGECEGKDMARDETDRHEKRKDDMIKVLREDGEGEEVLLRERKEEANNDLETKLRGEAEGEKWIQTSREKSESSAARSENKTDVQTALQKEQQEEDVRKMEADKLRQDIQNLSVQLQQAEEETDRQVKLVQELHSKLAEQAKKALEAEQKLIVLEVESQRLRKAAKSLTEARKQIEMLQCESMQQEEELMRLRSQAELHKMESAVIAQLEDERSALERERETLKTTIDSLRASVRKGDQLELTNQTLKAELERLGRSLESARRREEELEAELRESGVEVESVSRERDQSMLEVTRLEQEKEVCQSELDSLRREQRPKEREMARLRQQLESTALALEHGNQRACSLELQHRRMCQELAQLKETCSQLEELQKENQQLNLQKAENTTQITSLTQELASEHVQSQKLSTQVTQLNHSLEELESKLKTVTSQLELQTELVKAASQATASPSDSRTEVIEQHSQPAVRKESPEDDISTANQISDDQQLQHAGSTCKEIKTSDKEPQTPDTRESLGIVSEKLTNVEKENAVLQREREVLLSQLAQTQAASTELRVQLDTLQRHSISLQENCTKLQDLNTKLQVKQASLNFQHASVLARCKEYEVCCATLETESKVWQKEKEELAARCEALRRDHERLTTLQQRQEAELEELLVKHSLLKGSSRAVEVQYKELEARHKVLVESKAKLEEAERAVKDEREKMEKAMQQQVEREKDLERMKMENERHVNLQKEWVQVQSELLAQVSVLRNDMSTAQLERTKLEGELNMLKEQNQQLDLNNVRLNSQYQLLTQLKGNMEEENRHLVEQNQSLAKENRALLERNLENRDQHHNQQREHLDKLNELRREKQKLVEKIMDQYRVLEPGMLGPKQPKKSNWIADRMKKLIKPKGGREGRAQFIAAGSVENLTEVGDMMPPAALNPAVGQEGDPCSSPSPTRRASSQGESEEQSKVALRTRRRKLGSRHGWGLGRSKDGGMSHSFSPGDHHTRPTLRFRNPTSALWEAEKDGSPTPSEEGKGESEENATPEHSDVSRVSSGAEDLHSSFEKNMD; encoded by the exons ATGGACGAGAACTTCACGGAAATGTTAGAAGAGTTTATGGGGAGCGCACTTGTTACATGG GTATATTTGTTTGAGGACATGGTTGGTGACGATGGTCAGGACTACATGGAAGTCAACTCCAACTCCCAAAATGCACTTAGACAGTACCTGCGCCTCACCAATGGAGTGTACCTCAATGAAGTCATGAGaattat TGATTCTAATCCAAAAGTAGAGCAGATCTACCGCAACGTAGGTGATGACAAGATTCTCAGAGTTCAGAACTTCTCCATCCTCAACCGCCACTTGAGATCCTACTATCAG GAAAATCTACAGCAGTTGGTTCTGATGCCTCTTCCCAACATAGCTGTTTTAGGAAGAGATCCTCTTACAG AGGGCGCTCTGGAGGAAGTACGAAGGCTGCTTTTGCTGTTATTGGGATGTGCTGTACAG TGTGAGACGAAAGAAACCTTTATTCAGCAAATTCAGTCACTCGACATCGAGACTCAGGCAGCTCTCGCCCTCTGCATACAAGAG GTGACTCAGGACCCAAACACAGTTCTGCCCCTGCAGTATGGAGAGATGTATGGGCTAAATGGACTGGAATTTCAGGCACTGCTTAGTGCACTTGCCCGGCAAATCCAGAGCCTCCTGGCTCAGAGAGACACACATCTGGAG AGGATTGCAGAGCTGTCAGTGCAGCGTGAATCGATTTCGTCCCCCACCGCTCCCCCCGCTGGCCTCTGGGACAGCGCTCCGGAGGGACTATCTGTACAGCTGGCAGATAGCAAAGCTAGACTTCGCAGACTTAAGCAGGAACT cGAGGATAAAGAAGATCAGTTACTTGATTACAAACAAGAAATACAGACTATGGAAGAGGAACTAAAGAAATTGCAGTGTGAG AACCGGGCTCTGCAGGGTGAGGTTCGAGTCAGTCGAAATCTGCGTGATGAGCTGGACTGTTTGCGCGAGCGTGCATCTAAAGCTGAGCAGCTTCAGACGGAGCTGAAGAGCTGCACGCATCGTCTGCGCAGCATGGAACTCTACCGAACTCAGCTGAAG GAGCAGCAGCAGTACTGTGCCTCGTTGCAGGAGAACAAGGCTCTGCTGGAGGAGCAGCTGGCTGATGCACGTGCCCGCTGTTCCGCTCTACGTGAACTAGAGAGGGACAATCTCCTACTCCGCCAGAAACTCATGGACATGGAGGCG gAGCGGGATGTGGAAAGGCAGAGGGTCGATGAGCTGTTGGAGATGAACATGAACCTGCAGATGGATGTGAAGCGACACTCTTTCTCTGAGGTGATACGGAGGCACCAATCCCATGCCCTGCAATCAGAGCTGGAATCTGATGAAGAGCTTCAGGAGCTCAAGAGTCCAGAGGATCCTG tggaACTAAAGCCACTTAGTGTAGAGGTGGACGAGGCGTCCTCGATGAGGCTCCTGGGAGCTGAGAATGAAAATGCAGAACTCAGGAGACGACTGGAGCACCTGCTGGCTGAACAAGAG GCTCAGCAGGCTAACTCACCAGACGTAAAAGAGGCTTTGCAGAGACAAACAGATCGACTTGCACAACTGGAGGAAGAGCACCAAAACACACTCAGAGAG TTTCAGAACCTGAAGAATGAAAATAACAGTCTAAAGCAAAACCTTGAAGAGCTGGAGAAAACTCGAATGCGAGAGCAGAAGCGTGAGAGGTCAGTCGGACAGGTGCAGAGGGAGCTCCCAAGAGGAGAGTGTGAAGGAAAAGACATGGCAAGAgatgagacagacagacatgagaAGAGAAAAGATGACATGATAAAAGTGCTAAGAGAGGATGGAGAAGGAGAGGAGGTCCTTCTCAGGGAGAGGAAAGAGGAGGCCAATAATGATTTGGAGACTAAACTAAGAGGAGAAGCCGAGGGGGAGAAATGGATACAGACAAGCAGGGAAAAATCTGAAAGCAGTGCAGCAAGAAGTGAAAACAAAACGGATGTCCAGACAGCCTTACAAAAGGAACAACAAGAGGAAGATGTAAGAAAGATGGAGGCTGATAAGCTCAGGCAAGACATACAAAATCTTTCCGTTCAGCTCCAGCAGGCAGAGGAGGAAACGGATCGACAAGTTAAATTGGTCCAGGAACTGCATTCCAAACTGGCTGAGCAGGCGAAGAAGGCATTGGAGGCTGAGCAAAAACTGATTGTCCTAGAAGTTGAGAGTCAGAGACTGAGGAAAGCAGCTAAGAGTCTCACAGAAGCCAGGAAACAAATAGAG ATGTTGCAGTGTGAATCCATGCAACAGGAAGAGGAGCTGATGCGTCTGCGCAGTCAGGCAGAGCTGCACAAGATGGAATCAGCTGTGATTGCACAGTTAGAGGATGAGAGATCTGCActtgagagagagcgagagaccCTCAAAACGACCATTGACTCTCTCCGAGCCTCAGTGCGCAAG GGCGATCAGCTTGAGCTGACCAATCAGACTCTAAAGGCGGAGCTTGAGCGTTTAGGACGAAGCTTGGAGTCAGCCCGTCGACGTGAAGAGGAGTTAGAAGCCGAGTTAAGGGAGTCTGGTGTCGAGGTAGAGTCCGTAAGCAGGGAGCGGGACCAATCAATGCTGGAAGTCACCAGATTGGAGCAGGAAAAGGAAGTGTGTCAGTCTGAGCTAGACAGTCTGCGGCGGGAGCAAAGGCCAAAGGAGCGAGAGATGGCTAGACTCCGGCAACAGCTAGAAAGCACCGCCTTAGCACTGGAGCACGGCAACCAGAGAGCCTGCAGCCTGGAGCTCCAGCACAG ACGGATGTGTCAGGAGCTTGCACAACTCAAAGAGACCTGCTCTCAACTAGAAGAACTTCAGAAAGAGAACCAACAACTAAATTTACAGAAAGCTGAAAACACCACACAGATTACCTCTCTCACACag GAGTTAGCCAGTGAGCATGTACAGTCGCAGAAGCTGTCCACTCAGGTTACTCAGCTGAATCATTCTCTTGAAGAGTTGGAGAGCAAGCTTAAAACTGTCACATCACAACTTGAGCTGCAAACTGAACTTGTCAAAGCAGCATCACAAGCCACTGCATCTCCCAGCGATTCAAGAACAGAGGTGATAGAACAGCACAGTCAACCTGCAGTACGAAAAGAAAGTCCAGAGGATGATATCAGCACTGCCAATCAGATCTCTGATGACCAACAGTTACAACACGCTGGTTCAACCTGTAAAGAGATAAAAACCTCAGATAAAGAGCCTCAGACTCCTGATACCAGGGAGAGCCTTGGTATTGTCAGTGAGAAGCTTACAAACGTGGAGAAAgag aatgcAGTGCTGCAGCGGGAGCGGGAAGTGCTACTGTCCCAGCTTGCACAGACTCAGGCAGCCAGCACTGAGCTACGAGTACAGTTGGACACTCTGCAGCGTCACTCAATTTCTCTGCAAGAGAACTGCACCAAACTGCAGGACCTCAACACCAAACTACAG GTAAAGCAAGCTTCTCTAAACTTTCAGCATGCCTCAGTGTTGGCACGGTGTAAAGAATATGAGGTGTGCTGTGCCACCCTGGAGACAGAGTCTAAGGTGTGGCAGAAGGAGAAAGAAGAATTAGCAGCACGATGTGAAGCTTTGAGGCGGGACCACGAAAGATTGACAACTCTGCAGCAAAGACAAGAGGCAGAGCTCGAGGAGCTGCTGGTCAAGCATAGTCTGCTAAAGGGCAGCAGTCGAGCTGTCGAGGTTCAGTATAAAGAACTGGAGGCGAG GCATAAAGTGCTGGTGGAGAGCAAGGCAAAGCTGGAGGAGGCAGAGAGAGCGGTCAAAGATGAGAGAGAGAAGATGGAGAAAGCCATGCAGCAGCAGGTCGAAAGAGAGAAAGATCTGGAAAGGATGAAAATGGAGAACGAGAG GCATGTGAATCTGCAAAAGGAGTGGGTCCAGGTGCAGTCTGAATTACTGGCCCAGGTTTCGGTTCTACGTAATGACATGAGCACAGCACAGCTAGAACGAACTAAACTGGAGGGAGAACTTAACATGCTCAAGGAACAGAACCAGCAGCTGGATCTCAACAATGTCCGCCTCAACAGCCAGTACCAG ctTCTTACTCAGTTAAAGGGGAACATGGAGGAAGAGAACAGGCACCTGGTGGAGCAAAACCAAAGTCTTGCTAAAGAGAACCGAGCACTTTTGGAGCGTAACCTCGAGAACCGAGACCAGCATCACAATCAGCAGAGAGAGCACCT TGACAAGCTAAACGAGCTACGCAGAGAGAAGCAGAAATTGGTGGAGAAGATAATGGATCAGTATCGGGTTTTGGAACCTGGCATGCTCGGACCCAAGCAACCAAA GAAGTCTAATTGGATTGCAGACCGCATGAAAAAGCTGATAAAGCCTAAAGGAGGCAGAGAGGGTCGAGCTCAGTTCATCGCTGCTGGCAGTGTGGAGAACCTCACAGAGGTGGGAGATATGATGCCCCCCGCCGCTCTAAATCCAGCAGTTG GTCAGGAGGGAGACCCTTGTAGTTCTCCCTCACCCACTAGGAGAGCGTCATCCCAAGGAGAGTCAGAAGAGCAATCCAAAGTGGCTCTCAGGACAAGGCGGCGTAAACTTGGCTCCAGACATGGTTGGGGGTTAGGCAGGAGCAAAGATGGAGGCATGTCTCATTCCTTCAGCCCTGGAGATCATCACACACGACCTACACTGCGCTTTCGCAATCCAACCAGTGCTTTATGGGAAGCTGAGAAGGATGGCAGCCCGACGCCTAGCGAGGAGGGAAAAG GTGAGAGTGAGGAGAATGCTACTCCTGAGCACTCGGATGTGAGCCGGGTCTCCTCTGGAGCTGAGG ATTTACACTCCAGTTTTGAAAAAAACATGGACTAG